One window of Streptococcus troglodytae genomic DNA carries:
- a CDS encoding thioredoxin family protein, which translates to MKYYKTLLLCSVSLLLLAAGVAYAEEETPQGIEKTEVSAPAVTTETQSADATVVQETVAPAATTASTVTSSENKSERSDENSVRETSLEISDQVIENSQPPQQEVDTSSSTEKTSDSKNTVSEGVSVEEYEANVANFKAVSMADVYHMFDDSENDYTLYIGRPTCHYCRDFSPILKEFNGLIGSQLYYYNTDRDDFTVAAKEFLTKKVGMFATPTTLYIDKGQLISGWVGSGITEQNLYNKLYSHTIQKKEPESENNGIAPAEAPNTDKENTKVIDEKVKAVPGSGEPAPNQKGGGTPAPIAKKSDFSQTIADKTSKKSLTLNKIITQILSLIRDALLKLNV; encoded by the coding sequence ATGAAATATTATAAAACACTATTATTATGTTCGGTCTCGCTATTATTACTAGCAGCTGGTGTTGCTTATGCAGAGGAGGAAACTCCTCAGGGAATAGAAAAAACGGAAGTGTCTGCACCTGCAGTCACAACAGAAACTCAAAGTGCTGATGCTACTGTTGTTCAGGAAACAGTAGCACCAGCAGCAACGACTGCTTCGACAGTTACTTCTTCTGAGAATAAGAGCGAACGCAGTGATGAAAATAGTGTTCGCGAAACTTCTTTGGAGATATCTGACCAAGTTATAGAAAATTCTCAGCCGCCTCAACAAGAGGTGGATACCAGCTCATCAACTGAAAAAACATCAGATAGCAAGAATACAGTATCAGAAGGAGTTTCCGTTGAAGAATACGAAGCAAATGTTGCTAATTTCAAAGCTGTCAGTATGGCAGATGTTTATCACATGTTTGATGATTCAGAGAACGATTACACTTTGTATATCGGTCGTCCCACCTGTCACTACTGTCGGGATTTTTCTCCAATTTTAAAAGAATTTAATGGTTTAATAGGTTCTCAACTTTATTATTATAATACAGATAGGGACGATTTTACGGTTGCAGCCAAGGAATTTCTCACTAAAAAGGTAGGTATGTTTGCTACTCCAACTACTTTATATATTGATAAAGGTCAGTTAATATCTGGTTGGGTAGGTAGCGGTATTACGGAACAAAACCTGTATAACAAGTTATATAGTCATACAATCCAGAAAAAAGAACCTGAATCTGAAAATAATGGGATCGCTCCTGCAGAAGCACCAAATACAGATAAAGAGAACACCAAAGTTATTGACGAGAAGGTTAAAGCTGTTCCAGGAAGCGGTGAACCTGCACCTAACCAAAAAGGAGGGGGAACACCTGCTCCAATAGCAAAAAAATCAGATTTTTCTCAAACGATAGCTGACAAAACAAGTAAAAAGTCACTCACACTCAATAAGATTATCACACAAATATTATCACTTATTCGCGATGCCTTATTAAAGTTAAACGTTTAA